The window AGACAGAGCAGCTTACATAAGACTGCCCTGTATGTAGATactgtgtgcgcatgtgtgtgtgtgtgtgtgtgtgtgtgtgtgtgtgtgtgtgtgtgtgagtgatgaaGTCAAGGTCATGCTGAAACAGCTGTCTGAGTATTTCTCTCTAATTACAAAAATGTCCGCCCTTGTGCCGTCGGGCTGCCGTCCTTTCTATTACCAAAGCGTCTCCGTGTGTCTATCACTCTGTTCGACGTCTCCGGGTCACTCCACCTCCGTtccccaccatccctccatccatcactcctTTCATCCGACGCCCTCATCCACAGCTTGTGTTGAAGGAGagtggagggaggagcagagcgcacggaggagatgagaggagcagCGCAGCGGGGCCAATATTAAATTAGACAAGCAGTAATGAGATTAAAAtccaccctgtgtgtgtgtgtgtgtgtgtgtgtgtgttgtgtgtgtgtgtgtgtgtgtccggggAAGGCTCGTATGAGCGTGTCGCTGTGATCCGTATGGGAACCAGCATATTTGAAGTGTTAAAATATGAGTTCCTCACACAAACACGTTAATGAGAACGTCGGCTTTTGAAGAccgatgatgagatgatgaggaCGGAGGAGCCGACGTCAACAAACACTGAGAGGATCCCGATCTCCCGATCTCCCGATCCGGGGCggctgtttctctcctcccgGACGTCTCCAGTGTCGCTGACATTAGAAACCTTCCAGGATCCACTGAAAGCGCgtggtttgtgtgttgtggCAGGTCAACCAGGAGAACGTGGTGAAGGTGGGCCACAGGCAGGTGGTCAACATGATCCGCCAGGGGGGCAACCGTCTCCTGATCAAGGTGGTGACTGTGAGCCGGAATCTAGACCCTGACGACACGGCGCGCAAAAAAGGTACAGCAGCAAATCTCAACGCTTCCTTGGGCATCGACATATACAGCACacatcctgacctttgacctcagcccTCCTCGGCCTACCCAACCCGAGGGCTAACGGCTAGCTCACGCTCATGCTCCCATTCTCGACCCTTCAGCTGAAAATGGGACTTGAACCACGTTGATGCTACACATGTGAAACAAACTGAAACGAATGATAAAGATGAGAATAATTAGTTCTGTCCCTTCATCCAAAATACCGGATTTTCttttcagaggtcaaaggtcaccgggCCCAGGAGGTGTGAACCAAATGACTGAAATGTATTTGTTCtttcagcccctccccccccaaagAGAGCCCCCACCACAGCTCTGTCCATGCGCTCCAAGTCCATGACCTCTGAGCTGGAGGAACTCGGTAAGAACTCCCCGGGTTTGGGTTCACAGTGTCAGTGTCAGAGGTCGGTGCCTAACCACgcctctctctgctcttttcctccGTTGGTGCTATTTCCTGTCAATAGTGGATAAAGGTAAGAGCTCGCCGCCGCCTGCTCTTCCACCCACCCGTCCTCGTTCATCTTCCTGGTTTGGCTGGATGTGTGTGGTGGCTTCTGACCgtgagctgctgttgctgctgcggcaGGATGAATCATGCGTGACGTTGGCgtggtgcctgtgtgtgtgtgtgtgtgtgtggggggagcaCCTGTGCAGAGACAGGGGGCGGGGCAGAACCGAGCCGTCTTCATTCTTCTCAAGGTTGAGCGTCACCCACAGAAGGCCGTGTCAGATTCTCAGAATGCTTGTGTTTATGTCGCCGTCGCTGGGCAGACCGCGGCGTCACCATGGTAACTGCCAGGAGGTGTCGGTTGTGTTGGACTGACTTGAGGTTGGGGTCCGCAGCTCGCTGCGACTGTTCCGGAGGTTCCTCTCCGCGCCGTCACGCGAACGAGAAACGTTTCCCgaggctaatgttgctaatcAGAGAGACAAACACTGACGCGGCTTTAATCCTGCGTGTGTTTCCACGGCAGCAGTGGTGGGAATTTAATCCAGCTCCGAAGGGATCAGTCAGATTATATCAAACAAATATGTGACTTTCTTATCAGGATGAAACCACCATCAGTGACAAACCTCTGTGATGGTGAGATTACCACCGTTTAACAGCATGACCGGTGTGTTTGTAGCGGTTAGATGTCGGCGTATCCCAGATTTGTCCCCCTCACCAGGCGAACCGAGCCAAACTTTCCCTTACAAAACAAACCGCATCAAAGAATAAAGGTGCGAAAACATCAAGGTCGCACGAGCAGCACGGCCTCGGGGACGCGGTTAGGGGTTTTTTGTTGGGCCGGGTTATTGGCGAGGGCGCGGGGACTCGTCCCATTAGGAGGAAAGTGCTGACAGAGACGGGCTGTGGTCAGCAGGTTTTTCAGCTTGTCTGACACATCTGGTTCTTTCCTCTCTGCGTTTGTAGCCGCTCCACTTTCGCCATTCATGTTTTCACGAGTAAATCTCCACACAGAAATGCAAATCCTTCATTTCAGTAAGAGGTGAGTCACGCCTGTGATGTAAAGACCTGTTTTTCTGTCCCCCTCCTTTAAGCCActctgaggaaaaagaaaggtgGTAAGTTCTGAAGTGTCTCCCTTCACCCAGCCCTGTCCGTCTTCCCCCACACTGATTCGAAGATTTTCCACATGGGTTTGATCTGTGCTACTTTCAGCTGTAGCCGCATGGTGTGTTTTTCCACGTTGTTCCCGGTGTCGTTGCATGGTTTCCAGGGTTTCAGTGGTGAAGAACAGAAACGTTTCCTCTGCTTCTGGACTGTTGTGGACGTGACAGCATGTGGATGCACTTTGTTGTCGTCATTCGTGACCGAGTCACATCGTTTCCCTCTGAACCCGAGTTTTTCCTGCACAACAGCAGGAAGGTGGAGTCATTTGAGTCCAGGGTGGAGGGGTTTTAAGGTGGAGCGATGGTGTGTGGGTCTGGACCAGATGAGAAGAGGAATCAACTGTTCTTTTCTGACTTTCAGTGCATCTCACAAAGTTTGAAGCTGTTTTGCCCCCCCAAGAGCGCAAATAACCAGGCACCGTCCAGGgctgcacattaaaaacatgttaTACAGACAACAACGTGCAGGAAGGGTTAGTCTGAGGGGTGTGGATGGTCAGTCTAACGCCACATGTTCCGCACCAGCATTTGTGCTAAGCTAAAGCTAGCTGATCAGATTCTGATCTTTTTTCTTGGAATTTAAAAGCCATAAGATTTTTGAAAATTAGAACTATGTACAACAAGTCAgcatttaaagcattttatGGTTCCACACGTGGTGCGTAACATCTGTGAGTGTGTCAGGAGGGAAGTAATAAGTTCCAGTACccgtctgctggtcacctggTTAGCTGCCCTAATGACGAGAACAGTCCCGAATAAAACAGCAGACTTCTCTCCAGTTTTGGGTCCTAACTGAATCTGTTGCTTGACGTGTGATTGAGGGTGATCCGTGTTTATCACTAATCATGTCGCTGATATTTCCGGGGGGGATCAACAGGAGTCCCTCCGCCCACTGCTgcatatttctgtttctgtgttccagGTATGGAGGGCTGGTATCCGGGAATCGTTTCACCTCCCaggctcctgtgtttttgtgtcaggGGAGTGTGTttatggcgggggggggggtatagtATTCCAGGAAATGCTTCACTTACAGATCAGTTTCTATGGCAACCCGGCAATGATAGCTGTAGCTGGAATCCAGTTGAGGGAGGGGTGggcagagagaaaatgtgcaTCTTCTGtattttgtgtctgtcttttcaGTCAATGAcactgctctcctcctcccctttctcccccccccaccccactcctcTGTGTGTAGATATGCAGAAGAAGAGGATTGTTTTCCAAGTCACCCTAAGtaatcaccccccctcccccactaaTGCATGGATAACTCCTGCGGCCTAGCTAGGCAGAGAGGTGGCGCGCTGATCAGGACGAGCATGTAGCTTCTCAAACCCCCCCTTCTCAGGTGGACTTTTCTGGTGGCATCATCGCAGCACAGGGAATCAGACTTTTGGCTCTTGGCACCTTCTTTGACTGCAGCAGAATGATAATGTCAAGCTTGACACCCTCCCATCACCCATTTTACACCTAATAAGGCAGCAGTCTGGAGAGCTGTGACCTACTGGCTCGCCTGCTTGGGAAGAGCTTGCATGGCTTGAAAGGCTGGAAGCACATTtaaacccccccttcccgtggCCATGTCCCCATCACTCCTCACCCCAGAAACGGTttcagtgtttgattttttttggggAGGATTTCTGCCCCAGTTTCATGTGTATTTCAGCGtcgtcctccccctcccccgaaTGATGAAAGCTTGTGTCTGGTCCTCAACAACCCGGCCGAGTTCCATGTCGCCACCTTGCTTCCGTCGCTTACGTAGCCTCGCGTTCTCTTCCAGATAAAGTTGAAGAGATGACGCACGCCCAGAAGGCCTCGCCCATCGACATGAAGATCGCCACTATCAAGCCACGCCCATCCAGTCGCTGTCTGGTGACGGCAGCTGATATGAACGTAAGTCAGAGGATCTTGGCCCTCACGCGAAGGCTGGTCTCAGTCGCAGTCCGAGTCCAGTTTCCAGCGTTCTGGAGCGTGGATAGAATAGAACGTGGAACCTTCAAACCCAGCTGCCAGTCCGGAGCTGACGGGTGGGTTGGGGTTCTTTCTGTGACAGACAGATGacaaagtgtgtgtttctgttctgtttacAGTCCATGTACCACGAGCGCCAGGGGGTGGCTGTGGTGCCCCCCACTGTGCCGGGCGCCTACCTGGGGATACCTGAGAAGGGAACGATGAGAAAGCAAAAGTCCATAGGTATGATGttagtttctgtgtgtgttcgtgtgtgtgtgtgtctttgtactgcgtgtgttgtgtgtactTCTGCATTAGGGAGGCTAATTATAGATAAACTGGAGCGAGCCAGTCAGCAGAATCTGCTCTCAGCAATAATATTAGAGCTCATTAAACATCTGCTGAAGCTTCAGTCTCACTACAGAACTGGAGGGACGTCCTGCAGCCTAATGTCCTCTCTCAACGTTccattaataataacaataataataataataatctgccTCTGTGTTTCAGCCAGGAAAGGTTTTCTGAAAGGTCACATACTCGGAGCTTAATGAGCTTCTCTTATCTTTCCTTAGTTCACAGTTCGCTGTTTAATTGAGGCAGCTCAGCACGTTTTACGTTCACTTAGTTTCCTCCGTTAGTTTAAATGAGTAAAACCTGGGAAACAGCCCATAAATCACTCAACCAAACCGGGGGTTTCTCTGCTGGCGCCTCACATCATTTATCCTTCTGGCACGTGTCTCCAAAGGTACAGCGGAGGATGAGAAGCAGGGATTCCTCACGCCTCCTCTGCTCAAGTTCGCCCGCAGCCTCTCGATGCCCGATACCTCGGAAgacatccctcctcctccggccATCTCACCCCCCTCACCGCCGGCATTCAACTCCCCGGCAGGTCCTGCGTCTAAGGGCTACGGCACTACGCGACCCAGTTTCGCCCAGAACTCCAATGCGGTCACGACCATAAGCCAAACCGCTAACGTCGGGACGCTAAGGCGTGGCTACTTCCGCCAGAGTTCGGAGCACTTTGAGAGCACACGCACCCGAGGGCGCACGCCAGTGCCGGAGAACCCTTACTCTGAGGTTGGCAATAAGACGCTTTACATCCCGGCGAAACCAGCTCGAAGAAAGGGCATGTTGGTAAAGCAGTCCAACGTTGAAGACAGTCCAGAGAAAACATGTCACATGCCTGCCAGCCCCTCAGGTGCAGTTTCCATGCCAACAACACCCGTAGAGCGGACCTGCTCATCTATCCCCATCCCCACCATCATTGTTAAAGAGCCCTCCACCAGTAGCAGTGGTAAGAGCAGCCAGGGTAGCAGCATGGAGATCGAACCCACCACCCCCGAACACCCTCCTCTCACGCCATCTGTTGGGGGGAGCGGAGGGTTACGCCCCGAAGACCCTCTGTCTCTAGGTAACCCTTTTGCTGCTGCCATCGCTGGCGCGGTACGAGACCGGGAGAAGAGATTAGAGGCCAAAAAGAACTCAATTGCTTTTCAGTCAATAGATATGGGTGACGACGATTTCTGTAGTCCCACGCCAACACCTCGCCTTCGACAGTCAAAGTCCATCGATGAAGGCATGTTCAGCAGCGACGAGCGGCTTCGAAGGATACTGGCTCCTCCCCCCGCAGCTCAGCTTGGCCCTCCTGTCGGAGGAGGCAGTGGTAACATGACAGATTTTAATACTCCTGAGCCCACAGTGGTGCGAGAACCTCTGAACACCAGAACAGGCCAGTGTCAGAACTTGgacagtccagttagtctcccaTCCACCCCTCCAAAGAGCCACTACAGGGCTAACGGGACCTACCTCCACCCAGTCACCGGCAAACCCTTGGACCCTAATTCCCCATTAGCTCTGGCCCTAGCTGCTCGCGACCGTGCAATGAAGGAGCAGCAAAACCATCCTCAGAATCAGCCACAAAAccctcctcaggttcctcagacCCCCAAGCACGAAGCCCAGTCCCTGCCAATCCAGCCGAGTCACAAGCCAGACCTCAACCAGCCTCTGTTCATTGACACTAAGTTACGCTCTGGGATCGAGACGAGTTTCGCTGCCATCTCCACCGCAACCATGGGGCGCCCCGGTCGAGGCGGCCTCCAGAGGCAAATGACAGAGCACAAGTACGAGTCTGACGGTGCAAGGGAGGAGCGGCAGCATCAGGCGctccaggagaggaagagtgcTCCAGCAGATGTGACGGACGCGTCGAAGCCCAAATCCGCCGGCCTGCTCATGGTTCATACCAGCACTGACCCCAGCAACAAGGTGAACAATCAGGATGCGGAAGGGCAGGACAGCAACAGACCATCTGAACTCAAGGACCCCAACCAACCAGATCCACTCAAGGCTTCCCTGCTGGCCACTAATCCACTGCCGGCATCAGCCCGGAGAAGGAGCATTCCCTTGGGCGACTCCATGGATGAACCCGTGAAGCTGCCCTTCCGCATCCCACCTCCCCCTCTGGCTTCAGTTGATATCGATGAGGAATTTGAGTTCTCGGAGCCCCTCCCACCGCCGCTGGAGTTTGCCAACAGTATCGATATTCCCGATGACCAGGCTAGTGCCATTGCAGAGatgcttcagcagcagaggcgGAATGGGGGACCTGGCCTACCACCCTACCACCCTCATGCCCCACCACCTGTCACCGAGCAACACAAACGGGTCCCAAACAACATGCCCCCCTCCTTCGgccaccctccccatgaccctgagtCAGGGATGGGTGATTCGGGCATCGAAGAGGTGGACAGCCGCAGCAGTGGGGATCCTCAGCACATGGAGACCACCAGCACGGTGTCCAGCATCTCCACCTTGTCATCAGAGGGGGGCTTCTGTGACAGCACTCTGGAGAGCCTCTACACCACCTCCGACGGTCACGCCTTCCTAGTGGATCGACCCCCGGTGCCCCCCAAACCCAAGGGCAAGTCTGTCATCAACAGAACTTCGCTGTATCATGATGCTCTCATAGAGGAGTCCCCCGAATCCTATGGAACACCACCccaagctcctccccctcccccctcgtccTCAGAGCCTCCCAGGACTCCCACGCAAAGGACCTCCAAGCTGTGGGGGGATCAACCTCCTGAGCTGCGCAGCTCACCGTCCACGCCAGACTCGAAGAACACCGTTATCACCGAACTCAGTTCCATCCTGCAACATATGAACCGTGACCGGCCAACCAAGCCAGGAGACAGCCTGGACTCTCCCACCGGAACAAGAGGCGGCTTTGGAGCGAGGTAGGTGACGTCGGACTGCGTCCACGACTGGAAAAATGTCGCTTTCAGCCACAGAAAGTCTTTCTTTTGTGTCACGATTTCTTGAGCTCAGCTAGAATGCAGCAACCACCTCAAAAAGTTCTTCAGCTCATGTTTCTCCCGCCAGCTCAGGCGTTGATGTAGAAATCGGATCGAATGCGACACGAATGTTCAGACTGAGTTCAGAAACCACAAGGTATATAGGGAAGGGGTCCAGGGCTAAAACCACGCGTTCAAGTACCAGATATGGGTCGTTTGTGAGCTATGAAAGTTGAATTTGGGCCATTGGGCCGCAGTGCTAATACAATCAAACCATTAATGCAGTTTGACACAACCAGGACAACCGTGTTAACTCTGACCTTTGGTCCTGAACACAGGGCGTCTTTAGCAGATCCAGATAGCAGAACTGACAGCAGAGTTCTGTTGGTGGTCCTCTGTGGAGCAACTGGTTCAATAGCTAGCTTGGAGATGTTTCTGAGGCTGGGGAGCTTCAAAGTTCGGATGTTTGGAGATccagaaaaagcagcagtttttttggggggtttttttggtcTCTTGATTAAAAGTTCTGGAATAGTGCTTCTTGATCCTTCTCATAACGGCTTTTTCAACCTGATATCcgatttcatttaaattcattcgCCTTCATTTGGAATTTTGATGGTTTTCGGTGAGCTGATCAAAATGAATTCTGTTTAAGACATTATTGTGTTTGGTCAGATGTTGTCGTTTCCCTAGTTAAGTGAATCAATAACCCACCAGCTCAGGTCAATAACTACAATCATGAACCTGGGCGTGGTGGCGGTGACGTGCACCCGTGTTTCAGGGGGTTTGGTGAAGACTTGGATGGACCTGGAGACGTTCGCctcatgtttcttttaaaagcGAAATAAAAAGCACCATCAATAATTCACCGTTCGCCTGAATGAAGGATGGCGTTGTTCAGCCGGGGGGGGTCCAGCCTTCTGATCCCGTAAACGCCATCCTGTTAGCACTCTGCCTTGGTCACTTGTTTTGACCCTTTTTCTTGTCTTCACTCGTCTTTTCTGGCACTATCACATTAAAATACACACGTAGGTGCACAAGACTGCGACATGGGTGATTATagatcggggggggggcacagccgGTCTTCGTGGGCTGCAGccgagccgggttttctgtccaccAGGTGAAGGAGACGtctggttggacagaaaacctCTTAATGGTTTTGTGCTTCACGTGTGTTCGGCCAGTCGAGGATCAGCCCTTGAAATGCTTTCGTCTCTGCGGTAAAGTCGAAGAAATAAATTCAGGTCGCCGGGTTGaaatgttttggattttttccccATCACCCGCACAGACTCTTCGCCGTTTGGAGGCGTCAAAGCATCGAATTCTTCAGTTCGTCAGTTTCTGTGACCTCGTACTTCACcactctctcatccctctcttcaGTTTCCTCTACAACAACCCCACCGTCCACGTTTGTGCATCGTAACAGTTTTCTCCAGTGTTGCCATAACAACCGGCTCCCTCCGAGGGTTACTATTTCCAGTGGAGAAGGAACAGCGTGATAGCGCAAGCTTGTTTGGGCCAATGGGAGGGGAGGACATGAGTGCGCAGAGGAAAGGTGGCCTTTGTGCCTTCTCGTCTCCAACCGATGCATCTTTGGAGCTTCTGTATGTTTTAGATGTCAGTGGCAGGAAGTTGCCTTTCAAAGTAAAGGCTCGTCGGCACCGATGTCCTGTTCTGACGTGTTTTTGGGTTCTGAAGATGAAACCCTCAGTTTGTCAGAATCTCCAGAATTTAAACAGACGAGACTCGAAAAGCTGCTTTACAGCTGTGGCTTGAAGTCTCCAAACACCGGAGATGGACGCTGAGCGCTCCCCCCATTCCCAGACCTGAGATGAAGCCACGGACTTCAGCTCCAGTCTCAGCGTTCCATCAGGCTTCAGGGGTGGAACCTCAAACGTGCCGTTGCGTTCTGACTGGCCGTTGAGTCAGAACCCTCGTTCATTGACGTCGTCTGGCTGCGTTCGGTCCAGTTTCTTCCCCGACCTCAGCTGGTCTGAAAGTTTCTGCGTTCTCGTAGAAGCAGCAGACCTGGACGTAGAAGAAGAGGTTCTCAAACAGATGGCGGCAGAGACGATGGCCTAGAttcacacacgctctctctctctctctctctctctcgctcgctccgTCCATCTTGGTTGCTGCTGGTTACTCGCGTTTTCAGTTTTTTACCTGTAAAATGTCAGATTTTCTCTGTTggacttgtgttttttttctcattttccatcCCAGATTAAACGTGTGTTGGCTTTGCCTGTGGATGAAAGGGTTGCCTAGCAACCAGCTGATCAGAGCAGCGTTGAGGCCTGTGGTGATGTCAGTCGGTGCTGGGgatggggaggtgtgtgtgtgcgtgcatgcttgtgtgtgtgtgtgtgtgagagagagagggcggcAGGCCAACCTTCATCAAAGTTCAACATCATCTCACACAGTTCACGTGCTGCACTGCTTTAGTAGGCCACCGTTACGTAACCCAGCACAGCCGAGTCACcccgtgcgtgtgcgcgtgcacgtgcgtgttcGGGCTTCTATAAATAAAGTCGTGTATGCATTCAGGACCCTGACGGTGGGTATGTGAGGCACTGCAACACAGGCGGGTCCAGGTGGtcgtgtgggcgtggcct is drawn from Takifugu flavidus isolate HTHZ2018 chromosome 2, ASM371156v2, whole genome shotgun sequence and contains these coding sequences:
- the LOC130515078 gene encoding SH3 and multiple ankyrin repeat domains protein 2-like isoform X2; the encoded protein is MPRSPTSSEDEMAQSFSDYSDDCASDSSREETIYETIKATAEPSQSRMDDIHINSLVVRVLIPDLQQTKCMRFNPDATVWIAKQRILCSLNQSLKDVLNYGLFQPPSDGREGKFLDEERLLREYPQPISKGVPALEFRYKSRVYNQPNVEEKQISKLHTKANLRKFMDLIHHSQVEKVSKLLERGFDPNYHDSESGESPLTFAAHLDNMVEIIKVLKSGGAHLDFRAKDGLTALHKAARSKNLVSLTTLLELGASPDYKDSRGLTPLYHSVMAGGDPGCCELLLKHQAAVCCQDENGWHEVHQACRHGHVQHLEHLLFYGADMSAQNASGNTALHICALYNQDNCARVLLVRGADKEVKNYNSQSPFQVAIIAGNFELAELIKTHKETDIVPFREAPAYSKRRRGPSAGNGNDQSPSSLSAPRVLLRSNSDNNLTVSQYQQSPSSWASGLQQHQHNQAHLQRVPQQGHSQPGSSAVHRSLSPQLLQQMPSGSPNGNVVVRTMGRGARSRSPSLSRLGEEVRRAHRQPSPSTHGEVLGPRRKLYSAVPGRHFVVVRPYTAQAEGEINLYKGDRVKVLSIGEGGFWEGSTRGQVGWFPSDCVEEIPAKATEERNYSRADRADRRKLFRHYTVGSYDSFDASSDCVVDEKTVVLQKKENEGFGFVLRGAKADTPIEEFTPTPAFPALQYLESVDEGGVAWQAGLRTGDFLIEVNQENVVKVGHRQVVNMIRQGGNRLLIKVVTVSRNLDPDDTARKKAPPPPKRAPTTALSMRSKSMTSELEELGKNSPVEEMTHAQKASPIDMKIATIKPRPSSRCLVTAADMNSMYHERQGVAVVPPTVPGAYLGIPEKGTMRKQKSIGTAEDEKQGFLTPPLLKFARSLSMPDTSEDIPPPPAISPPSPPAFNSPAGPASKGYGTTRPSFAQNSNAVTTISQTANVGTLRRGYFRQSSEHFESTRTRGRTPVPENPYSEVGNKTLYIPAKPARRKGMLVKQSNVEDSPEKTCHMPASPSGAVSMPTTPVERTCSSIPIPTIIVKEPSTSSSGKSSQGSSMEIEPTTPEHPPLTPSVGGSGGLRPEDPLSLGNPFAAAIAGAVRDREKRLEAKKNSIAFQSIDMGDDDFCSPTPTPRLRQSKSIDEGMFSSDERLRRILAPPPAAQLGPPVGGGSGNMTDFNTPEPTVVREPLNTRTGQCQNLDSPVSLPSTPPKSHYRANGTYLHPVTGKPLDPNSPLALALAARDRAMKEQQNHPQNQPQNPPQVPQTPKHEAQSLPIQPSHKPDLNQPLFIDTKLRSGIETSFAAISTATMGRPGRGGLQRQMTEHKYESDGAREERQHQALQERKSAPADVTDASKPKSAGLLMVHTSTDPSNKVNNQDAEGQDSNRPSELKDPNQPDPLKASLLATNPLPASARRRSIPLGDSMDEPVKLPFRIPPPPLASVDIDEEFEFSEPLPPPLEFANSIDIPDDQASAIAEMLQQQRRNGGPGLPPYHPHAPPPVTEQHKRVPNNMPPSFGHPPHDPESGMGDSGIEEVDSRSSGDPQHMETTSTVSSISTLSSEGGFCDSTLESLYTTSDGHAFLVDRPPVPPKPKGKSVINRTSLYHDALIEESPESYGTPPQAPPPPPSSSEPPRTPTQRTSKLWGDQPPELRSSPSTPDSKNTVITELSSILQHMNRDRPTKPGDSLDSPTGTRGGFGARPPTEDSGMRNNAAAAAALTSTPPGSLPSQTHPCSPPDSASSLTPCSSLPPSVSPTLTDVFGLPTPPMGSSGGYSLSSSCGGSGSSRSPSPLTLMQAASASGKPFASKPMELWSKHDVADWLESLNLAEHRDAFLDNEIEGAHLPSLQKEDLIDLGVTRVGHRMNIERALKLLQDR
- the LOC130515078 gene encoding SH3 and multiple ankyrin repeat domains protein 2-like isoform X3 → MAGLSGLLAMPRSPTSSEDEMAQSFSDYSDDCASDSSREETIYETIKATAEPSQSRMDDIHINSLVVRVLIPDLQQTKCMRFNPDATVWIAKQRILCSLNQSLKDVLNYGLFQPPSDGREGKFLDEERLLREYPQPISKGVPALEFRYKSRVYNQPNVEEKQISKLHTKANLRKFMDLIHHSQVEKVSKLLERGFDPNYHDSESGESPLTFAAHLDNMVEIIKVLKSGGAHLDFRAKDGLTALHKAARSKNLVSLTTLLELGASPDYKDSRGLTPLYHSVMAGGDPGCCELLLKHQAAVCCQDENGWHEVHQACRHGHVQHLEHLLFYGADMSAQNASGNTALHICALYNQDNCARVLLVRGADKEVKNYNSQSPFQVAIIAGNFELAELIKTHKETDIVPFREAPAYSKRRRGPSAGNGNDQSPSSLSAPRVLLRSNSDNNLTVSQYQQSPSSWASGLQQHQHNQAHLQRVPQQGHSQPGSSAVHRSLSPQLLQQMPSGSPNGNVVVRTMGRGARSRSPSLSRLGEEVRRAHRQPSPSTHGEVLGPRRKLYSAVPGRHFVVVRPYTAQAEGEINLYKGDRVKVLSIGEGGFWEGSTRGQVGWFPSDCVEEIPAKATEERNYSRADRADRRKLFRHYTVGSYDSFDASSDCVVDEKTVVLQKKENEGFGFVLRGAKADTPIEEFTPTPAFPALQYLESVDEGGVAWQAGLRTGDFLIEVNQENVVKVGHRQVVNMIRQGGNRLLIKVVTVSRNLDPDDTARKKAPPPPKRAPTTALSMRSKSMTSELEELGKNSPVEEMTHAQKASPIDMKIATIKPRPSSRCLVTAADMNSMYHERQGVAVVPPTVPGAYLGIPEKGTMRKQKSIGTAEDEKQGFLTPPLLKFARSLSMPDTSEDIPPPPAISPPSPPAFNSPAGPASKGYGTTRPSFAQNSNAVTTISQTANVGTLRRGYFRQSSEHFESTRTRGRTPVPENPYSEVGNKTLYIPAKPARRKGMLVKQSNVEDSPEKTCHMPASPSGAVSMPTTPVERTCSSIPIPTIIVKEPSTSSSGKSSQGSSMEIEPTTPEHPPLTPSVGGSGGLRPEDPLSLGNPFAAAIAGAVRDREKRLEAKKNSIAFQSIDMGDDDFCSPTPTPRLRQSKSIDEGMFSSDERLRRILAPPPAAQLGPPVGGGSGNMTDFNTPEPTVVREPLNTRTGQCQNLDSPVSLPSTPPKSHYRANGTYLHPVTGKPLDPNSPLALALAARDRAMKEQQNHPQNQPQNPPQVPQTPKHEAQSLPIQPSHKPDLNQPLFIDTKLRSGIETSFAAISTATMGRPGRGGLQRQMTEHKYESDGAREERQHQALQERKSAPADVTDASKPKSAGLLMVHTSTDPSNKVNNQDAEGQDSNRPSELKDPNQPDPLKASLLATNPLPASARRRSIPLGDSMDEPVKLPFRIPPPPLASVDIDEEFEFSEPLPPPLEFANSIDIPDDQASAIAEMLQQQRRNGGPGLPPYHPHAPPPVTEQHKRVPNNMPPSFGHPPHDPESGMGDSGIEEVDSRSSGDPQHMETTSTVSSISTLSSEGGFCDSTLESLYTTSDGHAFLVDRPPVPPKPKGKSVINRTSLYHDALIEESPESYGTPPQAPPPPPSSSEPPRTPTQRTSKLWGDQPPELRSSPSTPDSKNTVITELSSILQHMNRDRPTKPGDSLDSPTGTRGGFGASSR